Proteins from a genomic interval of Colletotrichum higginsianum IMI 349063 chromosome 6, whole genome shotgun sequence:
- a CDS encoding MATE efflux family protein — protein sequence MPESVSYDAQRSPLAMPPPSENTALLPKPPASISNEPYPIWQWLAEIRLLAKAAVPVILAYTLQNSLQTLSVLIVGRLSPEALATAAFSYMFAMATAWLIALGGTTALDTLASSSFTGSSNKHDLGILLQRGIIVLSAFYMVVAVLWWFSEPVFRALGQEEFICEQSSTFLRCLIPGGLGYVWFEAMKKYLQAQAIYRPGTYVLLITSPLNAGLNYLFIHTLGLGLYGAPIATGISYWISFLLLVAYAVFIRGKECWGGLELRKAVRNIGPFTKLAILGVVHVGTEWWAFEIVALAAGRLGTIPLAAQSVIMTADQVINTIPFGLGVAASARIGNLLGAQRPRDAAVAAHSAAILSVILGSVVLITLMATKDVFGKIFNDDEGVVRLVGKVMPYVALFQIADGLNGSCGGVLRGMGRQWVGAVVNLISYYGGALPAGIYLAFNGWGLAGLWIGQCVALYLVGGLEWVIVGFSKWDNECQRALDRLDDSSSDGEDEAERAAANGVV from the exons ATGCCGGAATCGGTGTCGTATGACGCACAAAGGAGCCCATTAGCCATGCCGCCTCCGTCCGAGAACACGGCGTTGCTACCGAAGCCTCCGGCGTCCATCTCCAATGAACCCTACCCAATCTGGCAATGGTTGGCCGAGATTCGGCTCCTCGCCAAAGCCGCCGTTCCCGTCATCTTAGCGTATACGCTGCAGAACAGCCTGCAGACCCTCAGCGTGCTCATCGTCGGCAGATTGAGTCCCGAAGCTCTCGCCACTGCTGCCTTTAGTTATATGTTCGCCATGGCGACAGCCTGGCTCATAGCCCTGGGTGGAACAACGGCCCTTGACACGCTTGCATCGAGTAGTTTCACCGGATCTTCGAACAAGCACGACCTGGGTATCCTTCTGCAGAGGGGCATAATCGTCTTGTCGGCATTCTATATGGTGGTGGCAGTGCTATGGTGGTTTTCTGAGCCCGTGTTCCGAGCATTGGGCCAAGAAGAGTTTATCTGTGAGCAAAGCTCAACATTTCTGCGATGCCTGATCCCGGGTGGGCTGGGGTATGTGTGGTTTGAAGCGATGAAAAAGTACTTGCAGGCGCAGG CAATCTATCGTCCTGGGACCTACGTGCTGCTCATCACGTCGCCGCTGAATGCAGGGCTCAATTATCTTTTTATTCAcaccctcggcctcggcttgTACGGCGCTCCCATTGCCACAGGCATCTCGTACTGGATTTCGTTCCTACTGCTCGTGGCGTATGCCGTCTTCATCCGAGGCAAGGAGTGCTGGGGTGGCCTGGAGTTGCGAAAAGCTGTGAGAAATATTGGACCCTTCACCAAGTTGGCGATTTTAGGCGTCGTCCACGTCGGCACTGAGTGGTGGGCATTCGAAATTGTCGCCCTAGCCGCCGGAAGACTTGGTACAATTCCCTTGGCGGCGCAGTCAGTCATCATGACTGCGGACCAAGTCATCAACACCATCCCCTTTGGCCTCGGCGTGGCAGCGTCGGCAAGAATAGGAAACCTCCTGGGTGCGCAGCGACCGCGGGATGCCGCAGTAGCAGCACACTCGGCGGCGATCCTATCTGTGATCCTTGGAAGCGTCGTCCTGATCACTCTCATGGCAACCAAGGATGTATTTGGGAAAATattcaacgacgacgagggtgtAGTCCGGCTCGTGGGCAAGGTGATGCCATATGTTGCCTTGTTCCAGATAGCAGACGGCCTGAACGGATCGTGCGGCGGTGTGCTTCGAGGTATGGGCCGCCAGTGGGTCGGGGCTGTGGTGAATCTTATCAGCTACTACGGCGGAGCTCTGCCAGCCGGGATCTACCTCGCCTTCAACGGCTGGGGTCTCGCGGGGTTGTGGATTGGACAATGTGTTGCTCTGTATCTGGTCGGGGGGCTGGAATGGGTGATTGTTGGATTTAGCAAATGGGACAACGAGTGCCAGCGGGCTTTGGATCGACTGGATGACTCCAGCAGTGATGGAGAAGATGAGGCAGAGAGGGCCGCCGCCAATGGTGTTGTCTAG